One window of Quercus robur chromosome 12, dhQueRobu3.1, whole genome shotgun sequence genomic DNA carries:
- the LOC126709217 gene encoding cyclin-P3-1 has translation MGTLVLNAENVDSDIYLSLGLKELRKGVPTIPRVLSLLSSLLERSVQKNEVLLEETQIKDVITIFHGLREPTLSIRQYIDRIFKYSGCSPSCFVVAHIYVDRFLQSTEVHLTSLNVHRLLITSIMLAAKFIDDAFFNNAYYAKVGGVSTAELNRLEMKFLFSIDFRLQVSVEMFGKYCSQLEKESSEGLQIERPFKACGIKESWSKTNKDDSTCAPTIAR, from the exons ATGGGAACGTTGGTGCTTAATGCTGAGAACGTAGACTCAGATATTTACCTCTCGCTGGGGCTTAAAGAGTTGAGAAAAGGAGTTCCAACAATTCCTCGGGTTTTGTCACTTCTCTCATCACTACTTGAGAGATCTGTTCAGAAGAATGAGGTGCTTTTGGAGGAAACACAAATTAAAGATGTTATCACAATATTCCATGGTTTGAGAGAACCCACTCTCAGCATTCGGCAGTATATTGATCGAATCTTCAAGTACTCTGGCTGCAGCCCATCCTGCTTTGTTGTTGCACACATTTATGTGGATAGATTCCTTCAGAGTACGGAGGTTCATTTAACTTCACTTAATGTTCACCGGCTTCTGATAACAAGTATAATGCTTGCagcaaaatttattgatgatgc ATTCTTCAACAATGCATATTATGCAAAAGTGGGAGGAGTAAGCACGGCAGAGTTGAATAGGTTGGAGATGAAGTTTTTGTTTAGTATAGATTTCAGACTTCAGGTAAGTGTAGAAATGTTTGGAAAGTATTGTTCACAATTGGAAAAGGAAAGCTCAGAAGGGCTCCAGATTGAGCGGCCATTCAAAGCCTGTGGAATTAAAGAGAGTTGgtcaaaaacaaacaaagatgaTTCAACTTGTGCTCCCACAATTGCAAGATGA
- the LOC126709074 gene encoding DAR GTPase 3, chloroplastic produces the protein MAVQLSGLWLPNSQLLGNFLQCPRTKPKLSSTTLSATASLSSPPPTIQIVGGKTPSWYENGNGNPNSTLDGSQIESDWVDLDADLYYWTKALRPVQWYPGHIAKTEKELKEQLKLMDVVIEIRDARIPMSTSHPQMDSWLGNKKRILVLNREDMISTADRNAWATYFARQGKKVVFSNGQLGMGTMKLGRLAKVLAADVNVKRRTKGLLSRPVRAGIVGYPNVGKSSLINRLLKRRMCPAAPRPGVTRVLKWVRFGSDLELLDSPGIIPMRISDQTAAIKLAICDDIGERSYDVADVAAILVQILTRIPSVGIKALQSRYKIDVDGQCGKIFVQKLAIHLFNGDIHQAAFRILSDFRKGKFGWIALEQPPI, from the exons ATGGCAGTTCAGCTCTCAGGTCTATGGCTGCCAAACTCTCAACTCCTAGGAAACTTTCTTCAATGCCCAAGAACCAAACCCAAGTTATCTTCAACGACTCTCTCTGCCACAGCTTCTCTCTCATCCCCACCACCCACCATCCAG ATTGTTGGTGGGAAAACTCCCAGTTGGTATGAGAATGGGAATGGCAATCCCAATAGCACATTAGATGGCTCCCAAATCGAGAGCGATTGGGTTGATCTTGATGCCGATCTTTATTACTGGACGAAGGCACTGCGTCCTGTTCAG TGGTATCCTGGTCATATTGCAAAAACAGAAAAGGAGCTTAAAGAGCAGCTGAAGTTAATGGATGTCGTGATAGAGATAAGGGATGCAAGAATTCCCATGTCCACAAGTCATCCTCAG ATGGATTCATGGCTTGGCAATaagaaaagaattttggttttgaATAGAGAAGACATGATATCCACGGCAGACCGGAATGCTTGGGCAACTTATTTTGCAAGGCAGGGAAAAAAGGTTGTCTTTTCCAATGGGCAACTTGGAATG GGAACTATGAAGCTAGGGCGGTTAGCGAAGGTATTAGCCGCAGATGTAAATGTCAAACGCAGAACTAAAGGGCTACTTTCACGTCCG GTTCGAGCTGGTATAGTTGGATATCCAAATGTTGGAAAATCTTCTTTAATCAACCGTTTGCTGAAGCGGCGAATGTGTCCAGCAGCTCCTAGACCGGGTGTTACAAGAGTATTGAA GTGGGTTCGTTTTGGGAGTGACCTTGAGTTACTAGATTCTCCTGGAATAATTCCAATGCGGATTAGTGATCAGACAGCAGCTATAAAGCTCGCTATATGTGATGACATCGGAGAGAGATCCTATGATGTTGCTGATGTTGCTGCAATTCTTGTACAGATATTGACAAGGATTCCATCAGTTG GTATCAAAGCTCTTCAGAGCCGCTACAAGATTGATGTGGATGGTCAATGCGGTAAAAT ATTTGTTCAGAAGCTTGCAATTCACTTGTTCAACGGTGATATTCATCAAGCAGCATTCCGTATTCTGAGTGATTTTCGGAAAGGGAAGTTTGGTTGGATTGCATTGGAGCAGCCTCCCATTTAA
- the LOC126709635 gene encoding ARM REPEAT PROTEIN INTERACTING WITH ABF2-like — MVLSKVTTAKRSLKRKLEPEFEDRSEDDRKVFASEPRDASDRDLVPDILAQISVLNSALSSSEADRAAAKSAAASIAELAKNEDIVDIIVESGAVPALVKHLQVPADVREGDSDLRLYEHEVEKGSAFALGLLAVKPEHQQLIVDAGAVPHLVDLLKRNKNGCNPRAVNGVIRRAADAITNLAHENSVIKTFVRFEGGIPPLVELLDSTDAKVQRAAAGALRTLAFKNDENKTQIVECNALPTLILMLWSEDATIHYEAVGVIGNLVHSSPKIKKEVLLAGALQPVIRLLSSSCPESQREAALLLGQFAGADSDTKVHIVQRGAVQPLIEMLKSPDAQLREMSAFALGRLAQDKHNQAGIAHSGGIVPLLKLIDSRNGALQHNSAFAIYGLADNEDNVVDLIKVGGVQKLQEGEFTVQPTKDCVAKTFKRLEEKIHGRVLNHLLYLMRVSEKAVQIQVALALAHLCAPDDRKAIFIDSNGLELLLELLQSTSLKQKQDGSGALYKLATKATSLSPVDAAPPSPNPQVYLGEQYVNNPTLSDVTFLVEGKRFYAHRICLLASSDAFRAMFDGGYRERDAKDIQIPNIRWDVFELMMRFIYTGSVEVSLDIAQDLLRAADQYLLDGLKHLCEYAIAQDICVENVSLMYELSEAFNAMSLRKACILFILEQFDKLSAKPWYSQLIKCIVPEIHKFFTNILTKPIQADLQQL; from the exons ATGGTTCTGAGCAAAGTCACCACCGCGAAGCGAAGCTTGAAGCGGAAGCTCGAGCCGGAATTCGAAGACCGAAGCGAAGACGATCGCAAGGTTTTCGCTTCCGAGCCACGCGATGCCTCTGATCGTGATCTCGTCCCTGATATTCTCGCTCAGATCAGTGTTCTCAACTCCGCTCTCTCTTCCTCCGAAGCCGACCGCGCTGCTGCCAAGAGCGCCGCCGCTTCCATCGCCGAACTCGCCAAAAACG AGGATATTGTGGATATAATAGTGGAGTCTGGTGCGGTTCCGGCTTTAGTGAAGCATCTCCAGGTGCCAGCAGATGTAAGAGAGGGTGACAGTGATCTGAGGCTGTATGAGCATGAGGTGGAGAAAGGAAGCGCTTTTGCACTTGGACTTCTTGCTGTCAAA CCAGAGCATCAACAGCTCATTGTTGATGCTGGAGCTGTACCCCATCTTGTGGATTTGTTAAAGAGAAACAAGAATGGTTGTAACCCCCGAGCGGTCAATGGTGTTATTAGGAGAGCTGCTGATGCAATAACTAACCTTGCTCATGAGAATAGTGTTATTAAAACCTTTGTCAG GTTTGAAGGTGGCATTCCTCCTCTTGTTGAACTGCTCGACTCCACTGATGCAAAGGTACAAAGAGCAGCTGCAGGGGCCCTGCGTACCCTTGCttttaaaaatgatgaaaacaaaaCTCAG ATTGTAGAATGTAATGCTCTACCAACCCTTATACTAATGCTCTGGTCTGAAGATGCCACTATACATTATGAAGCG GTTGGTGTAATAGGTAATCTGGTCCACTCAtccccaaaaattaaaaaagaagttctCCTTGCTGGAGCTTTACAACCTGTTATCAGATTGCTTAG TTCCTCTTGTCCGGAGAGCCAAAGAGAAGCGGCTCTGTTACTTGGTCAATTTGCTGGGGCCGATTCTGATACTAAG GTGCACATTGTTCAGAGGGGTGCTGTCCAGCCTTTAATTGAGATGCTTAAGTCCCCAGATGCACAGCTTAGAGAGATGTCAGCTTTTGCACTAGGGAGGTTGGCACAG gaCAAGCACAACCAAGCTGGCATTGCTCATAGTGGAGGTATAGTGCCTCTACTCAAACTTATTGACTCAAGAAATGGAGCTTTGCAGCATAATTCTGCATTTGCTATATATGGTCTTGCAGATAATGAG GATAATGTTGTAGATCTTATCAAGGTTGGCGGTGTTCAGAAACTTCAAGAAGGAGAATTTACTGTTCAA CCAACTAAAGATTGTGTGGCAAAGACATTCAAAAGATTAGAGGAGAAGATTCATGGTCGT GTACTAAACCATTTGCTATATCTGATGCGGGTTTCAGAAAAGGCAGTTCAAATACAGGTTGCCTTGGCTCTTGCTCATCTTTGTGCACCCGATGATCGAAAAGCTATTTTTATTGATAGCAATG GTTTAGAGTTGCTGCTTGAGCTTTTACAGTCTACAAGCCTGAAGCAGAAACAAGATGGTTCAGGGGCCCTGTACAAGTTGGCTACCAAGGCAACTTCACTCTCTCCTGTAGATGCTGCTCCTCCATCACCGAATCCACAG GTGTATTTGGGTGAACAATATGTGAACAATCCTACGCTTTCTGATGTCACCTTCTTAGTTGAAG GTAAACGGTTCTATGCTCACAGAATTTGTCTGCTTGCTTCTTCGGATGCTTTCCGTGCAATGTTTGATGGTGGTTACAGA GAGAGGGATGCTAAGGACATACAGATTCCAAATATTAGATGGGACGTGTTTGAGTTGATGATGAG ATTCATATACACAGGATCAGTAGAAGTCAGTCTGGATATTGCACAGGATCTCCTCAGAGCTGCTGATCAGTACCTTTTGGATGGTCTTAAGCATCTCTGCGAGTATGCTATTGCTCAG GATATTTGTGTGGAAAATGTTTCCCTAATGTACGAGTTATCAGAAGCCTTTAATGCTATGTCATTAAGGAAAGCATGCATACTGTTTATTTTGGAGCAGTTTGACAAATTGAGTGCCAAACCATG GTACTCTCAACTGATCAAGTGCATTGTACCAGAGATACACAAATTCTTCACTAATATACTTACAAAGCCTATTCAAGCTGACTTGCAGCAATTATAG